A genomic region of Alicyclobacillus sp. SO9 contains the following coding sequences:
- a CDS encoding TrkH family potassium uptake protein — MMVNRNVIDGYKTVWGYIGVLTMITGVILLTPLLVLVFYPSETRYAADFLIPAFTALLVGGLLSLLIRGRRDVKLSLRQDTIVIVLAWMVAAFFSGLPFLLSGQLNFTQAMFEAVSGWTTTGLSVVNVTVTPKIFLMHRSIMQFFGGIGIVLVMVSALSSTYGMQLYSAEGHSDKLLPNLAKSARIVISIYSGYIVAGSILYVVFGMSWFDAINHSIAALSTGGFSTRADSIGAYKSTPIDIVTIVLMLLGTTNFAAHLLLIRGKFKAFFRIGEIRFMFLVLAIATPVLAFFSLAKVYRSIPQALQAAGFNAVSALSTTGFSTVSYNNWGPLAILIMVVLMLIGGGIGSTAGAIKLYRVHVLFKALIWNIKKNFLPENTVNETYVCRPEGKVYIDAKRISEVSMYAFIYLVLFFIGTAVMTAYGYSLEDSLFEFASTIGTVGLSIGVTSPHSPAVVLWTQIAGMLFGRLEIYVIFVAVIKASKDLRASVKSKVK; from the coding sequence ATGATGGTCAACCGTAATGTCATTGACGGGTACAAAACGGTATGGGGATACATTGGTGTGTTAACCATGATAACTGGCGTCATATTGCTAACGCCTTTGCTGGTTCTCGTCTTCTATCCTTCGGAAACGCGATATGCTGCCGATTTCCTCATTCCAGCGTTTACTGCGCTTTTAGTTGGAGGTTTATTAAGCCTCTTGATTCGTGGCCGACGCGACGTGAAATTATCGCTGCGCCAAGATACGATTGTTATTGTTCTTGCCTGGATGGTTGCGGCTTTTTTTTCGGGGTTACCGTTCCTGTTATCAGGGCAGTTAAATTTCACCCAAGCTATGTTTGAAGCGGTGAGCGGTTGGACCACAACGGGATTGTCTGTGGTTAATGTCACGGTTACTCCTAAAATTTTTTTGATGCATCGCAGTATCATGCAGTTTTTTGGCGGGATAGGTATTGTCCTGGTTATGGTATCAGCTCTATCAAGCACCTATGGTATGCAGTTATACAGTGCAGAAGGACATTCTGACAAGTTGTTGCCGAATCTGGCCAAGTCCGCGCGCATCGTCATCTCTATCTACTCTGGATATATTGTTGCAGGAAGCATTCTATACGTAGTTTTTGGAATGTCCTGGTTTGATGCAATTAACCACTCCATTGCGGCGCTTTCGACAGGAGGATTTTCGACAAGAGCAGACAGTATAGGGGCGTATAAAAGCACCCCAATAGACATTGTAACCATTGTTTTAATGCTGCTTGGTACCACCAATTTTGCAGCTCACCTCCTCTTAATCAGAGGCAAATTCAAGGCGTTTTTTCGGATTGGAGAAATTCGATTTATGTTTCTGGTGCTGGCGATTGCTACTCCGGTCTTAGCCTTTTTCTCCCTGGCCAAAGTCTATCGAAGCATTCCTCAAGCACTGCAGGCAGCGGGTTTTAACGCTGTGTCGGCTCTCAGTACAACCGGCTTTTCAACGGTGAGCTATAATAATTGGGGTCCGTTGGCAATTTTAATCATGGTAGTTCTCATGCTAATTGGCGGAGGTATTGGATCGACTGCAGGAGCCATCAAGCTTTATCGAGTACACGTGTTGTTCAAAGCACTGATTTGGAATATTAAGAAGAATTTCTTACCTGAAAACACGGTGAATGAGACGTACGTATGTCGCCCTGAAGGGAAAGTGTACATCGATGCAAAGCGAATTTCTGAAGTATCCATGTATGCGTTCATATATCTGGTTCTTTTCTTTATCGGGACAGCCGTGATGACTGCGTACGGTTATTCTCTGGAGGATTCACTGTTTGAGTTTGCTTCCACTATAGGGACTGTGGGATTATCCATTGGAGTGACATCTCCTCACTCACCTGCTGTTGTACTGTGGACTCAAATTGCAGGTATGCTTTTCGGCCGCCTGGAGATTTATGTGATTTTTGTGGCGGTTATCAAAGCTTCAAAAGACCTCAGAGCATCTGTAAAAAGCAAGGTCAAATAG
- a CDS encoding N-acetyltransferase, producing the protein MVKLESMGHERYESWLKASVKHYAEEKVQAGNVSAEEAMQVAEREFEQIMPEGLATLDTYLFNVKDEDCDQVVGSLWLKVRDEGKEMFIYGLEINEDARGKGYGKQTMQSLEAFVKQMGIPKISLHVFGYNEVAIKLYRSSGYVATNILMSKVL; encoded by the coding sequence ATGGTCAAGTTAGAATCAATGGGACATGAACGGTATGAATCGTGGCTTAAAGCTAGCGTTAAGCATTATGCTGAAGAAAAGGTCCAAGCCGGTAACGTATCGGCTGAGGAAGCGATGCAGGTTGCAGAGCGAGAGTTTGAGCAGATAATGCCTGAGGGATTAGCCACCTTGGACACCTATCTCTTTAACGTCAAAGATGAAGACTGTGACCAAGTGGTGGGATCCTTATGGCTAAAGGTACGTGATGAAGGGAAAGAAATGTTTATTTACGGTCTTGAAATAAACGAGGACGCAAGAGGCAAAGGCTATGGAAAACAAACGATGCAATCTCTCGAAGCCTTTGTAAAGCAGATGGGTATCCCCAAAATATCGCTCCATGTATTTGGCTATAACGAGGTTGCAATCAAGTTGTACAGGTCTTCGGGATACGTTGCTACCAACATTCTCATGTCCAAAGTGCTTTAA
- a CDS encoding TrkA family potassium uptake protein codes for MGNGLRKRRDNHDDYIIIAGCSRAGAKIASTLSSRGKDVVIIDKNNLGFRKLSRDYAGFTIEADATDVDVLKGANIGRADVVFAATENDNVNIMISQIASQLFGVPKVITRLFNNDKEVLYRDYTIQTIHPTNLTLLRFESLLSQDVLEVTGK; via the coding sequence ATGGGGAATGGACTGCGCAAACGCAGAGACAATCACGACGACTATATTATCATAGCGGGATGCAGTCGGGCCGGGGCCAAGATTGCATCGACCTTGTCATCACGCGGAAAAGATGTAGTTATCATTGACAAAAACAACTTGGGATTTCGGAAATTATCACGTGACTACGCCGGCTTTACGATAGAGGCGGATGCCACGGACGTTGATGTACTCAAAGGTGCCAACATTGGTAGAGCTGACGTGGTTTTCGCGGCGACGGAGAATGACAATGTCAATATTATGATTTCACAGATTGCCAGTCAGCTGTTCGGCGTTCCAAAAGTCATCACACGGCTGTTCAATAATGACAAAGAAGTGCTGTACAGAGACTATACAATACAAACAATTCATCCGACGAATTTGACTTTGCTTCGGTTTGAAAGCTTGCTTTCACAGGACGTTTTGGAGGTCACTGGGAAATGA
- a CDS encoding rhomboid family intramembrane serine protease: MEYRVKWVHGRSYASWILITMNVLWYLVVEGKTGRSPLGLIAAGAVDYHDVVIGHEWWRLISADFVHLNLTHIGFNMVALAFVAGIEVVAQSWTFITVYVLSGIIGNLAQVLLYPHNTVSAGASGAIMGLYGMALYMGIKGILPVAVRNQVIVLFVVNVVYGFSTPHIGNGAHIGGFFTGLLLAGPLLQMKRISYRHVVNVTGFIAAILSVIALFLAYHNGQHTETRLRSNPLSILSKLSKANSSQLNSTSGPRISAGTTAADGRHNAGTTSNAPSGMSQPSSTATSKSPSSAVSDAHSSTGTFTSPRRPNPVQEFKTEFNKTLQNYTEIRAQYTRYHSQYDTKAITESKYYSDISRLVSPLEADGNQLRYLQMVAPANAKKMTTELNHSATYFYGYIEVLAYSLKISKPSEAKRSLTYLTKSNQAFKQFQTLHRTYLKEN, translated from the coding sequence TTGGAGTACCGCGTAAAATGGGTACATGGTCGTTCCTATGCTTCCTGGATATTGATTACAATGAATGTTCTCTGGTACCTGGTGGTTGAAGGCAAGACAGGTCGCTCACCCTTAGGATTGATAGCGGCTGGAGCCGTTGACTACCACGATGTTGTAATCGGACATGAGTGGTGGAGGCTGATTTCAGCAGACTTTGTCCACCTGAATCTTACGCACATCGGTTTTAACATGGTTGCGCTGGCTTTTGTTGCAGGAATTGAAGTGGTAGCGCAATCGTGGACATTCATTACAGTCTATGTCCTCTCTGGCATCATCGGCAATCTCGCCCAAGTGTTGTTATATCCTCATAACACGGTTTCTGCAGGAGCCTCCGGGGCTATTATGGGGCTTTATGGGATGGCCTTGTATATGGGGATAAAGGGAATACTTCCTGTCGCAGTCAGAAATCAAGTCATTGTTCTATTTGTAGTCAATGTCGTGTATGGTTTCTCCACACCGCATATCGGGAATGGCGCGCATATCGGCGGCTTCTTTACTGGGTTGCTGCTCGCGGGGCCGCTATTACAAATGAAGCGTATTTCATATCGACATGTAGTAAATGTCACAGGATTTATTGCAGCAATTCTATCAGTAATCGCGTTATTTTTAGCTTATCATAACGGGCAGCATACCGAGACCCGGCTGCGTAGTAATCCACTTAGTATTCTAAGCAAACTTTCAAAGGCTAATTCATCTCAACTAAACTCTACCTCGGGACCGAGGATTTCAGCAGGTACCACCGCTGCAGATGGCCGCCACAACGCAGGCACAACTTCGAACGCCCCAAGCGGGATGTCGCAGCCGTCTTCAACGGCAACTTCTAAGTCACCGTCGAGTGCAGTATCGGATGCCCACTCGAGCACAGGTACTTTTACCTCTCCTCGTCGCCCCAACCCTGTGCAGGAGTTTAAGACAGAGTTCAATAAGACATTGCAAAATTATACTGAGATACGAGCACAGTACACGCGGTATCATAGCCAATATGATACGAAGGCGATTACAGAATCCAAGTATTACAGCGATATAAGCCGTCTGGTTTCTCCTCTGGAGGCCGATGGAAACCAACTGAGGTATCTCCAGATGGTTGCACCTGCCAACGCAAAGAAAATGACGACAGAATTGAATCACAGTGCAACGTATTTTTATGGGTACATCGAGGTGTTAGCGTACAGCCTCAAGATCTCAAAACCGTCGGAGGCAAAGAGAAGTTTGACATATCTTACAAAAAGCAACCAAGCCTTCAAACAGTTTCAAACCCTGCATAGAACGTACCTTAAAGAGAACTAG
- a CDS encoding manganese-dependent inorganic pyrophosphatase: protein MEKTLIFGHKSPDTDAICSAVAYADLKTQLGTSVEAVRLGQVNDETQYVLDYFKQEAPRLVETVGNEVSQVILVDHNEKQQSVEDRDAVSVIEVIDHHRISNFETSGPLYYRAEPVGCTATILTKMYKENGKTIPKQIAGLMLSAIISDTLLLKSPTCTSEDVEAARELADIAEVDLNEYGMKMLKAGADVSKTSAEQLISRDVKEFQMGAHKVEVAQVNVVDVQDVLSRKAEVLKQMESRVAERELDLFLVTVTNILDNNSVGLASGSQKAAVEQAFNAAFEDNQVPLDGIVSRKKQIVPALTKALT, encoded by the coding sequence TTGGAGAAAACACTAATTTTTGGTCACAAGAGTCCTGACACAGACGCCATATGCTCGGCTGTAGCGTACGCTGATTTGAAAACCCAGTTGGGTACATCGGTCGAAGCAGTACGGTTAGGTCAAGTTAATGACGAAACTCAATATGTTCTCGACTACTTTAAACAGGAAGCGCCTAGGCTCGTAGAAACCGTTGGCAACGAAGTGAGCCAGGTCATACTGGTCGATCACAATGAAAAACAGCAGAGCGTCGAAGACAGAGACGCAGTATCGGTAATAGAGGTGATTGACCACCATCGCATTTCGAATTTCGAGACCTCCGGTCCCTTATACTATCGGGCGGAGCCGGTCGGTTGCACGGCCACTATATTAACCAAAATGTACAAGGAAAATGGAAAGACTATTCCCAAACAGATTGCCGGTCTTATGTTGTCCGCCATCATTTCTGACACCTTGTTACTAAAGTCACCCACCTGCACTTCTGAAGATGTGGAAGCTGCCCGTGAATTGGCAGACATTGCAGAGGTTGACCTGAATGAATATGGAATGAAGATGCTAAAAGCTGGTGCTGACGTGAGTAAAACCAGCGCAGAACAGCTAATTTCACGAGATGTCAAAGAGTTTCAGATGGGGGCACACAAGGTTGAAGTTGCCCAAGTGAACGTAGTGGATGTTCAAGATGTGCTCAGTCGAAAGGCAGAGGTTTTGAAGCAGATGGAGTCGCGCGTGGCAGAAAGAGAGCTTGATTTGTTCCTTGTGACCGTGACCAATATTCTTGACAATAACTCTGTCGGATTGGCCAGTGGTTCGCAAAAGGCTGCTGTCGAGCAGGCCTTCAATGCCGCCTTTGAAGACAATCAAGTTCCGCTTGACGGTATCGTCTCGCGTAAAAAGCAAATTGTACCTGCTTTGACAAAAGCCTTGACCTAG
- the proS gene encoding proline--tRNA ligase, with translation MRLSHSLFKTERQVPSDAELKSHQLLIRAGFVRQIAAGIYSLTPLAWRTISNISQIAREEMSKVGGEEVLLPVTQPASLWKQSGRYEDIDSSLVRWTDRNEHKMVLAMTHEEAVTDLVRHFVSSYRQLPLILYQIQTKFRDEARPRGGLVRLREFLMKDAYSFHADTKSLDVFYDKMIEAYEAFYARCGVSVLRVEADTGMMGGGASHEFMVLSDGGEDTLVTCRGCGYAANNEVAVSKKPSLGSKEMASWTLYKGSDGRRIVAGAPESSQISAVKLAHTLGEREIQELDVHELEQLGLSSSGWLDGEKIRHTELTVILDDSFSSHSMSQTGVYQFADIITVEEGDPCLHCGESLSTVRSIEVGNIFKLGTRYSSPMGATFTQKDGSVSPLTMASYGIGITRMLACIVEDNHDEDGIVFPKSIAPFTYHLVRIGQDEEVMRTAEQIYNELGTNQVLYDDRHETPGVKFADADLVGLPYRLTVSTTSLKRGGIELKDRKTGHVTVVPIQNLQQTLSTALSDRH, from the coding sequence ATGCGACTGTCACATTCACTGTTCAAAACGGAGCGTCAGGTGCCAAGTGATGCTGAATTGAAGAGCCATCAACTACTAATCAGAGCGGGCTTTGTTCGGCAAATTGCGGCGGGAATTTACAGCCTAACCCCATTGGCCTGGAGAACCATTTCCAACATATCACAAATCGCCAGGGAGGAGATGTCAAAAGTAGGAGGAGAAGAAGTTCTGCTTCCAGTCACGCAACCAGCGTCCTTATGGAAGCAAAGCGGTCGTTATGAAGACATCGATTCGTCCTTGGTACGATGGACAGACCGCAATGAGCACAAGATGGTACTAGCAATGACACATGAAGAGGCTGTTACAGACCTTGTCCGTCACTTTGTAAGCTCTTACCGGCAGTTACCCCTTATCCTGTATCAAATTCAAACAAAGTTTCGAGATGAAGCGCGCCCTCGAGGGGGACTTGTACGGCTTCGTGAATTCCTGATGAAAGATGCATACAGCTTTCATGCAGACACAAAGAGTTTGGATGTGTTCTATGACAAGATGATAGAAGCTTATGAAGCATTTTACGCCCGATGCGGGGTTTCTGTTCTTCGCGTCGAGGCAGACACCGGGATGATGGGCGGAGGTGCGTCTCATGAATTCATGGTCCTATCTGACGGAGGTGAGGACACACTTGTTACTTGCCGCGGTTGCGGCTACGCGGCCAATAACGAAGTAGCGGTCTCAAAAAAACCGAGTCTTGGCTCTAAAGAGATGGCCTCTTGGACACTTTACAAGGGTTCTGACGGACGTCGTATCGTTGCAGGTGCACCTGAATCCTCCCAAATCAGCGCTGTGAAACTCGCGCATACACTAGGCGAAAGAGAAATTCAGGAGTTAGACGTACATGAATTGGAGCAACTTGGACTATCCTCTAGCGGTTGGTTGGACGGAGAAAAAATCCGGCATACCGAACTTACTGTGATACTTGATGACTCCTTCTCCTCGCACTCGATGAGCCAAACTGGAGTCTACCAATTTGCAGACATTATTACAGTCGAGGAGGGCGACCCATGCCTGCATTGCGGAGAATCCCTAAGCACCGTCAGAAGCATCGAAGTTGGGAACATTTTTAAACTAGGAACGCGCTACTCATCTCCTATGGGAGCGACTTTCACACAAAAGGACGGTTCGGTCAGTCCACTCACCATGGCTTCCTATGGAATTGGCATCACAAGAATGCTTGCCTGCATTGTCGAAGACAACCACGATGAGGACGGAATTGTGTTCCCAAAATCCATTGCTCCGTTCACATACCATTTAGTCCGCATCGGACAGGATGAAGAGGTCATGAGGACGGCCGAGCAAATTTACAATGAGCTTGGGACCAATCAAGTCCTGTACGACGACAGACACGAAACCCCAGGTGTGAAGTTCGCAGATGCCGATCTCGTAGGTCTCCCCTACCGCCTAACCGTCAGCACCACATCCTTGAAACGCGGCGGTATAGAACTAAAAGACCGAAAGACGGGACATGTAACGGTCGTTCCTATTCAAAACTTACAACAAACCTTATCGACAGCCTTGTCTGACCGCCATTGA
- a CDS encoding aminopeptidase, giving the protein MGSADSALLNKLESYADVAVKVGVNLQAGQNLYIEADVEAADFVRIVAKKAYEAGAHNVHFRYSDGELRRMRLMHSDEAALVEVGKWNVEWYQSILDEDAARLAIFTVNPSLLQNVHPERIAINSRATAEALSFFNARIGDITWSGMGFPTETWASLLFPELPETERLNRLWHLVLKITRADQPDAVAAWKAHVEDLTFRADYLNQKNYRKLHYRSTGTNLTIELHKKHRWISAGGKNSRGVPIVPNIPTEEVFTAPLQTGVNGVVRSTKPLNYNGATVDNFSLTFESGRIVDFEAEKGYEVLKSIIGMDEGSHFLGEVALVPHDSPVSQSNMVFLHTLYDENASCHLAIGRAYPMCVEGGTQMSADQLAEHGCNYSLAHVDFMIGSDELDIDGITADGVIEPLFRNGKWAF; this is encoded by the coding sequence ATGGGTAGTGCTGATAGTGCATTACTGAATAAATTGGAATCGTATGCAGATGTCGCGGTCAAAGTCGGAGTGAATTTGCAGGCTGGTCAGAATTTGTACATAGAAGCGGATGTGGAAGCCGCAGATTTCGTTCGAATTGTTGCGAAGAAAGCGTATGAGGCAGGGGCTCACAACGTCCACTTCCGTTACAGCGATGGAGAACTAAGACGCATGCGTCTCATGCACAGTGATGAAGCAGCATTAGTTGAAGTCGGAAAATGGAATGTGGAATGGTATCAATCTATTCTGGACGAAGATGCGGCGAGACTGGCTATCTTTACGGTGAATCCTAGTCTGTTACAAAATGTCCATCCGGAGAGGATTGCAATAAACTCTAGAGCAACGGCAGAAGCATTGAGTTTCTTCAACGCCAGAATTGGGGATATAACTTGGTCTGGGATGGGGTTTCCTACGGAGACCTGGGCCTCACTTTTGTTTCCAGAACTACCTGAGACCGAGCGATTGAATCGGCTTTGGCATCTCGTCCTTAAGATAACGCGTGCTGACCAACCCGATGCCGTAGCCGCGTGGAAGGCACACGTCGAGGATCTGACATTTCGAGCGGACTATCTGAATCAGAAAAACTACCGAAAGCTTCATTACCGAAGCACAGGCACAAACCTAACGATTGAGTTGCACAAAAAGCACCGTTGGATTTCTGCCGGAGGCAAGAATTCACGCGGGGTACCGATAGTTCCGAACATCCCTACTGAGGAGGTATTTACGGCTCCGCTCCAGACAGGTGTGAATGGTGTCGTAAGGAGTACGAAACCGCTAAACTACAATGGAGCGACTGTTGATAATTTCTCTCTTACATTCGAAAGTGGACGTATCGTCGACTTTGAAGCAGAGAAAGGATACGAAGTATTGAAGTCAATCATAGGAATGGATGAGGGCTCCCACTTCCTCGGTGAAGTGGCACTGGTGCCTCACGACTCGCCAGTTTCACAGAGCAACATGGTATTTTTACACACGTTGTACGATGAAAATGCATCGTGCCATCTCGCCATTGGACGTGCTTATCCGATGTGTGTCGAGGGCGGTACGCAAATGAGCGCAGACCAGTTAGCTGAACACGGATGTAACTACAGTCTTGCGCACGTGGATTTCATGATTGGCTCAGACGAGTTGGATATAGATGGCATTACTGCAGACGGAGTTATCGAGCCGCTCTTCCGAAATGGAAAATGGGCATTTTAG
- a CDS encoding sodium:proton antiporter — MLHLNSWESSIQVLIIILVGGLSVAKLTERPRIPDVAAFLLFGILIGPAILNWVSEPNQAQLNQWILNVGALLILFDGGRGVQFSVLKKVWISILMLVTAGVLLTALVVGIAAHYLLAMPWTWAILLGSILASTDPATLIPVFKRVSLIPKLQQTVEAESAFNDATGSVLVFTIISLIVSHKQFSLAPPILSFLHSSIVGMATGAFFGLVCLWLVSRRGWGIFHEYGSIVMLATALSSFEVATLLHSSGFMAAFAAGMMTGNGESFRLSMAQHTRDNVDHFGNGITLIMRMLIFVLLGTQVDFKLIYEHLWMGLVVVAIFMVIARPLTVLSSVLIDRRAKWNRRQVTFMCWVRETGVIPAALSGMIVAEKVPGAPLISSITFMAILLTILVQASTTGWVATRLRVLQAFEMEEI, encoded by the coding sequence TTGTTACATTTAAATTCATGGGAAAGTTCCATACAGGTGTTGATTATCATTCTTGTCGGAGGACTGTCTGTGGCCAAGCTAACGGAGCGTCCCCGTATACCTGATGTTGCAGCATTCCTGCTGTTTGGTATCCTCATTGGTCCAGCGATTTTAAATTGGGTCAGCGAACCCAATCAAGCTCAATTGAATCAATGGATTTTGAACGTTGGAGCCCTGTTGATCTTATTTGATGGAGGACGCGGTGTCCAGTTTTCGGTACTGAAAAAGGTCTGGATTAGTATTCTCATGTTAGTTACTGCGGGCGTTTTGCTAACGGCGCTCGTGGTGGGGATAGCAGCTCATTATCTGTTGGCTATGCCGTGGACTTGGGCGATTTTATTGGGGTCTATCCTTGCATCTACCGATCCCGCCACACTGATTCCTGTCTTCAAACGTGTATCCCTTATTCCTAAACTTCAGCAAACTGTGGAAGCTGAGTCTGCCTTTAATGATGCCACAGGCTCAGTATTAGTGTTCACGATAATTTCTTTGATTGTTTCGCACAAGCAATTCTCCTTAGCTCCTCCGATACTCTCCTTTCTTCATTCTTCAATTGTGGGGATGGCGACAGGCGCATTTTTTGGACTCGTCTGTTTGTGGCTGGTTTCCCGCCGCGGCTGGGGAATTTTTCACGAATATGGTTCTATTGTCATGCTGGCAACTGCATTGTCTTCCTTTGAAGTTGCCACGCTTCTTCACTCGAGCGGGTTCATGGCTGCGTTTGCCGCCGGAATGATGACTGGAAATGGAGAAAGCTTTAGGCTGAGCATGGCACAACACACTCGGGACAATGTCGATCACTTTGGAAACGGGATCACTCTGATTATGCGCATGTTAATTTTTGTCTTATTAGGTACACAGGTAGACTTTAAGCTCATCTACGAGCACTTGTGGATGGGGTTGGTTGTTGTTGCCATCTTCATGGTCATTGCAAGACCGTTAACTGTCTTAAGTTCAGTCCTGATAGACCGGCGGGCGAAATGGAACCGCAGACAAGTGACTTTTATGTGTTGGGTAAGAGAAACTGGAGTCATCCCAGCCGCTTTATCCGGAATGATTGTCGCTGAAAAAGTTCCTGGTGCGCCGCTGATTAGTTCCATTACTTTCATGGCTATCCTTTTGACGATTTTGGTACAAGCAAGTACGACTGGATGGGTCGCAACGCGATTGCGTGTACTACAAGCATTTGAAATGGAAGAAATCTGA
- a CDS encoding GNAT family N-acetyltransferase produces MEQVRYEFVTDLNAAEVADVFRNAGIRRPVDDTQRIQSMIDNSNLIVTARLNGRLVGIARGLTDFAWCCYLSDLAVDKQFQRMGIGKELMRQVREEIGPGVKLLLVAAETAEEYYPKIGFEKVDRAYGIPRMY; encoded by the coding sequence ATGGAGCAAGTCAGATATGAGTTTGTCACAGACTTGAATGCAGCCGAGGTTGCAGATGTGTTTCGAAACGCTGGTATTCGTCGTCCTGTCGATGACACACAGCGGATTCAAAGCATGATAGACAATTCGAACTTGATTGTCACTGCGAGATTGAATGGAAGACTCGTTGGGATAGCAAGAGGGCTGACAGACTTTGCGTGGTGCTGCTACCTGTCTGATTTGGCGGTGGACAAGCAGTTTCAGCGCATGGGAATAGGGAAAGAACTGATGCGGCAAGTCCGAGAAGAAATTGGACCAGGTGTGAAACTTCTGCTTGTAGCTGCCGAAACGGCAGAGGAGTACTACCCGAAAATTGGATTTGAAAAGGTGGACAGGGCCTATGGTATTCCGCGTATGTACTGA
- a CDS encoding TrkA family potassium uptake protein, translating into MKIMIVGGRKKADFLASSLLSKGHAVTIIQDDESYAKALAEKHDEALVICGDGSEPDVLEDANIEDTHLVISLTPQDADNLVICQLAKRIYGVRRVFTTVSNPKNVEVFRHLGINSVISATHIVSDMIEQMASVEEIENLISFEHGTVVAMEVRLNKDSPVCNTTVAEIDIPEQSLIGCIIRGVQSIIPRGNTELRSGDKLIILSPLRLQEKVIQRVVGRRSS; encoded by the coding sequence ATGAAGATTATGATTGTTGGCGGTCGTAAAAAAGCGGACTTTCTTGCCTCTTCATTGTTGTCTAAAGGACATGCGGTGACAATCATTCAAGATGATGAAAGCTATGCCAAGGCTTTGGCAGAGAAGCATGACGAAGCGTTGGTGATCTGTGGAGATGGAAGTGAACCGGATGTACTTGAAGATGCCAACATTGAAGACACCCATCTTGTGATTTCCTTAACTCCTCAAGATGCTGACAATCTCGTTATTTGTCAGCTTGCAAAGAGAATTTACGGTGTCAGACGAGTATTTACAACAGTCAGTAACCCGAAAAATGTAGAGGTGTTTAGGCACCTTGGTATCAACTCGGTCATTAGTGCGACGCATATTGTGTCCGATATGATTGAGCAAATGGCGTCAGTGGAGGAAATTGAAAACCTCATTTCCTTTGAACACGGAACAGTCGTTGCAATGGAGGTCCGCCTTAACAAAGATTCTCCGGTCTGCAACACAACCGTGGCTGAAATTGACATCCCAGAACAAAGCCTTATTGGTTGCATCATTCGAGGTGTGCAAAGCATCATTCCTAGAGGGAACACGGAGTTGCGTTCCGGGGACAAATTAATCATTCTGTCTCCGCTAAGACTACAAGAAAAAGTAATTCAGAGAGTTGTTGGGAGACGCAGCAGTTGA